TGACCGACGTTGAGGCCGCAAAAGATCGCATCAAAAATTATGTTGCCCCGATGAACTGCATTCGCCTCAAGCGGAAAACTCCATGCACCAAGACGCTGAAGTGTATGGACTGTTCCAGCCCTGACCGCATTTGCAACCACTGGCTGATTAGTGAAAAATCTTGGCCAGCAAAGCGCATCAAGGTTGTGCTGATTAACGATAACATTGGATATTAGGACGGACTATGTCATTTGCCACCCCGGTTTGGGACCAGACGATTTTTGAATTTTTCCACTACACACGAAATCAGGCCTTCGACTTCCTTGCTCCACTCTTTTCTTCTCCGGTTTTTTTGTGGGGTGTGGTCCTCGTGGGGCTGTTCTTTGGACTGAGAGGCTGGCCCCGCCGCCATCAGGTCCTTGTTGTGCTGTCCCTCCTTGCCCTGCTTGGAATGGCAGATGGTGGAACAAATATCGTTAAGAACCAGGTCGGGCGTGTGCGTCCCCTGAATGCGCTGGCGAGCGTGTATTTCCATGAAGATGGGAAATGGCAGCAACGCCCCGCGGATTTTGTGCAGACCAAGGAAAAAGGATCGTCCTTTCCTTCGGCCCATGCCGCAAATTCAATGGGCGTTGCCGTGCTTCTGGCGTTCTTTTTCCCTGCCTGCCGCAAGAGTATCTGGCTCTTTCCGATGCTGGTTGGCTGGTCACGCTTTTATCTTGCCAAGCATTATCCCATTGATGTGTGCTCAGGCTGGATTTTTGGCGCAGTCATGGCCGCAATCATCTGCGCCGTCCTTTTATCGCTGTGCTCGCGGTCAATAAAAGAAATACGCTGGCGCCAGAACGGACGTCTTCAGTAGTCTGGACAGAAAAAATAAAACGCCTCGCAGGGAATGCTGCGGGGCGTTTTTTTTACGTCTGTTCTCGCGGGCTAGTCTTCTGAATCTTCGAGAGGCAGGCTGTTTTTTCTGGCGCGGTAGAGCTTGAAGCCAAGCCACGTCGAAATGATAAACAGGGCGATGCTGAGGCTTGTGCGCCAGACAGGGTCAACATTGAAGCCACTGCCAAGCAGGGCAAAAATGAGTGTCTGTGGAATAAAGCCAATGGCAGAACCAAGGAGAAAGGGACCGCTTTTGACGCCAGTTACGCCTGCCAGCAGGTTGGTCAGAATGTTGCTGCCAACGGGCATGAAGCGGATGACCAGCGCGGTGCTGATAGTGTTGTTTGTAAGAAAGCTGTCGACTTTTTGAATGCGTTTCCCAAAGCGGCGATTCACAAAACTGCGCCCAAAAAAACGGGAGTAGAAAAAGGCGAGGGCGCAGCCAATGGTTGTGGCCAGCGTACCGAGGGCTGTACCAGCAACAAATCCATAGGCATAGCCAGAAAGGAAACTAATGATCTGTCGGGGAAGTCCGACAGCCGTAAACAGTGCTCCGGCTCCCACAAAAAGGGTAATGCCATAGAGACCGTGGTTGCGGATGTGACTGTCTATCCAGCTTTCATCCAGGGCATTGCCCAGATCAAAGGCCTGAAACAGCACGCCAATCCCGGCGAGAACGGCAAGCATGACAATGCCCTTGAGATACGTTTTGACCTGTTTTGGGTCCACGAGGTTCTCCTGTGGTGTGGGGACGTCAGCGCTGGACATCCCGCATGCACAACCAGAATACAGCAGAGACAAGGAGCTGACCACAGGCGAGAACGAGGTCGTGGAGCAAGACTGCTCCTCCGAGAACACAAAAAGCTCCTGCGGCTGCAAGTAGGACAGCTGTAAAAGAGGGCGCGTGCTTGCGAAAGAGGGTGTATATGAGTCTTCCCTGGAGGCACACTCCGATGATGAGTGTCCAGAAGGGAAGCTGAGTGGTCATTGTCTGGGCTAGTTCTTTTCTTTTATCTGATACTGGACGAAACGCTGCTGCATCCAGCGCACTGCAATCAGGTCATAGGAGGATGCCTTGAGGCGGTCCCATGTGCCGTATTTGCTCACACCATGCTGGCGGTGGCGGTGATTGACGGGCTGTTCTTCGACCTTGGCGCCGTGCATTTTCATAAGCGTTGGCAGGAAGCGGTGCATGCCTGTAAACATGGGCAGCTTCTGAGCCATGTCTGTGCGCATGATTTTGAGCGAGCAGCCTGTGTCGTGTACGCCAACTTCTTTGGTCATGGCGTTACGGACTTTGTTGGCAATGCGGGAGCTAACGCGCTTGACGGCGGTGTCCTTACGATTCACACGCCAGCCAATGACCATATCGGCATCATTGGTCTGCATGTTCTGGATCATGGCAGGAATGTCTGCGGGATCGTTCTGGAGATCGGCGTCCATAGTAATAATGACATCGCTCTTAGCAGCTGCAAAGCCAGCGCCAAAGGCAGCAGACTGACCGCAGTTCTGTGCAAAAGCCAGATATCGGACATGCTCGTCCTGCTCAGCAAGATTTTTAATGACCTCCAGAGAGGTATCTGTGCTGGCGTCATCAACAAAAAGTACCGTCCACTCAACGATGGTGCGGTCCATTGCTTTGCTGATTTCCTTAAACAATATGGGGAGGTTCTCTTCCTCGTTAAAAACGGGGATAACCAGTGTCGCTGTTTTTATGTTGTTCATGACCGGACTTGGATA
Above is a window of Desulfobaculum bizertense DSM 18034 DNA encoding:
- a CDS encoding phosphatase PAP2 family protein encodes the protein MSFATPVWDQTIFEFFHYTRNQAFDFLAPLFSSPVFLWGVVLVGLFFGLRGWPRRHQVLVVLSLLALLGMADGGTNIVKNQVGRVRPLNALASVYFHEDGKWQQRPADFVQTKEKGSSFPSAHAANSMGVAVLLAFFFPACRKSIWLFPMLVGWSRFYLAKHYPIDVCSGWIFGAVMAAIICAVLLSLCSRSIKEIRWRQNGRLQ
- a CDS encoding TVP38/TMEM64 family protein; the protein is MDPKQVKTYLKGIVMLAVLAGIGVLFQAFDLGNALDESWIDSHIRNHGLYGITLFVGAGALFTAVGLPRQIISFLSGYAYGFVAGTALGTLATTIGCALAFFYSRFFGRSFVNRRFGKRIQKVDSFLTNNTISTALVIRFMPVGSNILTNLLAGVTGVKSGPFLLGSAIGFIPQTLIFALLGSGFNVDPVWRTSLSIALFIISTWLGFKLYRARKNSLPLEDSED
- a CDS encoding glycosyltransferase family 2 protein, which produces MNNIKTATLVIPVFNEEENLPILFKEISKAMDRTIVEWTVLFVDDASTDTSLEVIKNLAEQDEHVRYLAFAQNCGQSAAFGAGFAAAKSDVIITMDADLQNDPADIPAMIQNMQTNDADMVIGWRVNRKDTAVKRVSSRIANKVRNAMTKEVGVHDTGCSLKIMRTDMAQKLPMFTGMHRFLPTLMKMHGAKVEEQPVNHRHRQHGVSKYGTWDRLKASSYDLIAVRWMQQRFVQYQIKEKN